TTTGCGGTGGGGCTCAACACCCTGCGCGAGGAGGATCCGTCCTTCCACCATCGGGTGGATGACGAGGTGCATCAGACGATCATCTCAGGCCAAGGCGAGATTCACCTGCAGGTTACCCTGGAGCGGCTCGTGCGCCGATTCGGGGTGAAGGTTTCGATGGTGCCGCCGCGCGTGCCGTATCGCGAGACGATCAGCGGGACCGGCGAAGCCAAATATCGTCATAAGAAACAATCCGGCGGCGCCGGGCAGTTCGCCGAAGTGTGGCTGCGCATCGCGCCGGGTGAACCGGGCTCCGGGATCGATTTTAAACAGTCTCTGGTCGGCACCAATGTGGACCGCGTGTTTGTGCCCTCCGTGGAGAAGGGCGTGCATCAAGCGTGTCAGGAAGGCGTCATCGCTGGCTGCAACATTGTCGATGTGCAGATCGATTTCTACGACGGCAAGATGCACCCGGTGGACTCCAAGGACATCGCCTTCCAGATCGCGGGGTATCACGCCTTCAAGGACGCGTTTGCGCAGGCTCGTCCGGGACTCATGGAGCCGATCTACGAGATTGTGGTGACGGTGCCGGAAGACTGCGTGGGTGACGTGTTGGGCGATCTGTCCTCGCGGCGCGGTCGCATCATGGGCGTCGACGCCGACGGGCACTTCCAAGCGATCAAGGCGCATGTGCCGCAACGCGAGTTGCATAACTACAGCACGCGCCTGCGTTCCCTCACCGCGAGTCGGGGCGTGCACACCGAAACCTATGTGAGTCACGAACGCGTGCCCCGCGAGCTCGAGGCGACCATCATCGCCGAAGCGCAGGCGGCTCGCGCGACGGAATAGGTGGATGGTCGTTCTTTTTTGCCGGGATTGGTCGATGGCTCGACTGATCCTGGCGAAGAGGCCGGGCTGACGCGGTCGAGGACGTCCGCGTCCACCTGGCGGCAACACGCTAAGTCTCACACAGCGCGCGGAAACGGGGGAGGGCTTCGGCCAGCGGCGGCAGGTAGGGATGCCAGTGTTGCTCCCACTCAAGTGACAGTGCGCCACGGTAGCCGAGTTGGTTCAGGACGGTGAGCGCTTCGGCCCACGGAAATTTGCCGTCGCCGGGCAGGCAGTAGGTGAAGGGTTTGCGCGGTGAGGGTTTGTTGATGCTGTCCTTGAGGTGCACGTGACACACGGCGTCGCCCAGCAGGGCCGCGGTGTCGGGCAACGCGACGCCGGCGCGCCACGTATGGTGCAGATCCCACAACACGGCGAGGTCGGGCAGTTGCTGGCGCAGCGCTTGTAGCGCGAGCGGATGCACCAGCGCGTCGTGCGTTTCGACAGCCAACTGGGTGCGAATACCGGCGCGATTTCGCTGCGTTTCCCAATCCGCCATCCACGCGGCGACCTGAGCCCAGTGGCTTGCGGAGGGTGGGGTGCTCGCGTCGCCGCCATCAAAGACGCGCAACCACGGACAATCCAGCGCGTCGGCGGTGGCGCCCAAGGTCTGTAGCGCGGTGATGTCTGCGGTCGTTGCCTCGAGTAGCTTCACCGAGGTGCCGAGCATCGGGACTTTGAGTTGGCGCTGAGTGAGGTCGTGTCGGGCGTTCGGCGGTCTAGGCAAAAGGTCCGCTACGTTAGTCGGCTCCAAGGTCTCGCCACGAAGACAGCGTAGTTCGATGCCCGCCATGCCGGAGGCCTGAGCGAGGTCCAGGGTTGAGTCCCAATCAAGAGAGGGGCACCCGAGCGTGGAGAAGGAAAGAGGGCGGGCAGCGCGAGCGTTGAACATGGGAATGAAGATGCCAAGTGAGCGAGGGGGGCGACGTATGGCTGCGCCACAAATAATAATAAAACCGGTTCGTAAGAGGAGAAACAGGCAATCGGACGAGGCGAACGTGGACGAGAATAATAATTATAAATTTGAGCTTGCCGGACCGCGCGAGAGGCGCGATAGCAACAACGCTGATTTCTCGAAGTCGTGCCTTGGCGGCGAATTCGCTGCCGGGACGACGCATCCCCCGCATCCCCCTAACCCAGTTGTTTATGAAACCGTTTTTCGGTCTGACCGCCTTGCCGCGGTTGTCCCTTGCTGCGTCGTTGGCGACCTTGTCGTGCGCCCATCTGCCGGCGCAAACTGAAGCCGCGGACGATGAGCCCACCAATGAGGAGGTCGTCACGCTCAAGGAATTTTCCGTCACCGCCACCACGCCCAGCGAGTATGGTGCGGCGGAGTCCACCACCGGCACGCGTGTCGCCAGTCGGATTCGCGACCTGCCGTTTTCGGTCAATGTCGTGACCGGCGAGTTCCTCGATGACTTCGCGGCCTTTGAGTTCCGTGAACAGTTCGGCTACACCAGTAGTGTCTCGGTGTGGGAAACGCTCTCCACCGGCTACAACCTGCGCGGCTTTGATGCCGACGTGCAGCTGCGCAATGGCTTTCGTCGCATCGGTCTGATCGACAAGGTCAACGTCAGTCGCGCCGAAGTGATCAAAGGCCCCGCCGCGTCGATCTACGGCACGGTGCTGCCGGGCGGCACGATCAACGTGATCACCAAGAAACCCGAGGCGAAGCAGAAGACGCAGATGACCCTCTACGGGGGCAGCGACGACATGTATCGCGTGCGGCTTTCGTCCACCGGTCCGGTCAAGGACAGCGAGTCGTGGTTCTACCGCATTGATGCGGCCCATCACGCCAACGACTACGACCAGCCGTTTAAGCACAAGGAGCAGCGCACGGTGGCCGCGCAGTTGCTCTGGAAACCCAACAGCGACACCAGCTTCCTGATGGAATACGAGTGGTTGGAGCGCGACGAAGTGGCGATCGCGAGCACGAGTATCCCGATGCTGACCGAGGTCGCGGATGACCCCTACCGGGAAGGCCGCACCTATACCCGCTACACGGGGCTCGCTCTCGACCTGATGGATTTTAATCCGCAGGGACCGCTCAACTATTCCGACCGCTACGTGCACAATGTGACGGCGACCTTTGAGCATCGCTTTAACGACATCTTCTCCCTGCGCAGCAGCGGCAACTGGTTCGAGCGCGGCTTGGAGCGCCAGGAAGTCGGCAGCCGCAGCCGGATCAATTCGGCCACCGGTCTGATGGATCGCGGCACCCCGCGCCTGCGTCCCTATGGTGAAGGTGGCGCGAGTTGGCAGACGGACCTGCTGGCTTCGTGGGAGAGTGGCTCCGTCTCGCACAAAACGCTGCTCACAGTCGATTACCAGCGTCAGACTGAGACCCCGGAGCGTTGGGACATGACCGCCACCGCGATCGCCAATGGCGGCATGCCGGCCGACGTGCTGGGCGGCCTTGATCCGGCCAACCCCAACTACGATTTTGTGACTTACCGCGAGGACCCCTCGCTCTACGCGCTGTCGCAGAAAGAGGATAACTCCCTCGATCTCTGGGGCGTGTTCCTGAGCGAGCGCATGACCCTCGCCGATGAGCGCATCAACCTCATGGCCGGCGTGCGTTACGACTACGTCGACAGCCACGCCCGCGATCTGCGCAACAACACCGACAGTCGTCGCAACATCAACGAGACCACCTACCAGTTGGGCGGCAACTGGCGCGTCACGCCGGGACTTTCGCTCTTCGCCAGCACCTCCAAGTCGTTCGTGCCGCAATTTGGCGTGGGCCGCGCCATCGATGGTTCGACCTACGACCTGCCGAACGAAACCGGCGAAGGCTGGGAAGCTGGCTTCAAGGCCGACATGCTGGAAGGGCGCCTCACCTTCACCACGACCTACTTTGATATCGATCGCGCCAACGTGGCCCGTGACACCTTCGACCTCGATACCGGCGCCACCATCACGGTGCTTTCCGGCGCCGAGACCTCGTCGGGTGTGGAGTTCGATTTCAACTGGGTCGTCACGCCGAGCCTGCAGTTCTTCGGCGGCTACGGTTATGTCGACGCCAAGTATGTTAGCCACGCCCAGGCCCCGCACCTCGAGGGCATCCCGCTGCGTCGCGCGCCGAAGGACAATTTGGGCGTGGGCGTGAAATACACCGTCAAAAACGGCACGCTCAAGGGCCTGTATTTCACCGGCGGATACAAGTATTACGGCGAGTCGCTGGTGAATCCCTCCACCGGTCGTCGTATCACCGCGAGCAGCAGCCGTCCGATTCAGAATCTGCGTCTGCCGAATGGTCGCCTCATCTTTGCCGACCTGCCGGAAGGTGAGTTGATCTACAGCGGTGAAGCCCGGGTCGACGACGGTCGCGAGTCCATCTTCAACGACTCGTATGGCATCTTTGAAGCCGGTGTGGGTTACAGCTGGCGCACGCATGAGCGCCGCTATCGCCACAAGGTGCAGCTGAACGTGCGCAACCTCAGCGACGAGGTTTACACCTACGGTTCCGCCGGACCGGGTCAGGGCCGCTCCTTCACCGGCACCTACGACCTGAGCTTCTGAGTTCTAGAGAGTTCTTGGGGTTAGTTATAAGTTAGGACACAGATCGAACACCCGGCCACGGATCACACGGTGCCTCGCGAGGGCCCGCGGGATCCGTGGCCTTCTGCGTTTGGGAGCGGAGGGGAATGCAGCAGCGAGGCAGGGGGGCTTGGATACAGAGGTCTCAGAGGGGGACACAGAAAGGCACAGAGGAAGTCACCGGAGGAGACGGAGTGGCCACGGATCACTCGGATTAGCAGGGATGAGGTGCTGTAGCCGGGGTCGGTGACCCCGGGAGAGCGGCGGACGGCGGAGAGGCAGCGTAGCGCGAGCAAGCTCGCAGCCTACAATGCCGTGTTCGAAGCCGCCCGGTAGGCCGCGAGCTTGCTCGCGCTAACGTTGGAGTGGTTTGACCACGCGGCCGAGGGGCAACGTAGAGCGGCCGAGAGGGCCGCTGCTACACTCGGACGAGGGATGTAGCCGCGGGCGTGTCGCCCGCGTGCGGTGGAAGGAGGGGCGACGCGGTGCCGGCCTCGCCTTACTGCACGCCGGCCATCGCGGCGACGCGATCGGCGTAGTGTTTCGCGAAGGGGCGGGAGGAGCGGTGGCCCATTTCCTTTTCGATCATGAGCGTCTTTTCCACCGCGATGAGGTTGTAGACGGCCTGCATGCTGGTGGGCGGGCAGGTTTCGTCGTTGTAGCCGAAGGCCAGGCTGATCGGGGCGTGCAAGCGACGCGCGAAATTGGCGGTGTCGTAATAGCGCGTGGTCTCCAGTTTGGCGGCGGTTTGGTTTTCCGGCTTGGACAAGAGATGCGGCCAGCCGCCGGCGCGGCCGGTCAGGTAGCCCGTGGTGTCGCAGTAGGCGGGGTAGTTGGTGACGGTGCCGGTGACGCGTGGATCGAGCGCGGAGGTCACGATCGAGAGTTGTCCGCCTTGGCTGCCGCCGGCGACCACGAGGCGCGTATTGTCCCAGTTTTCCTCCTGGGTGAGCACATCGTTGGCGCGCAGACAGGCGAGGTAGACGCGCAGGAAGTAATAGCGGTCGCGGTTATCGAGGTTGAACTCCGGGTAGTAGTTCAACGCTCCGGCGCGGAGGTTTTGGTAGAGCGGCTCGGGCAGATCCACCGGGATGCCGTGAATGCCGATCTGAAGCACAATCATACCGCGCGCCGCGAGCGACTTCTCGCCGGTGTAAGGGCGCACCCCGGCGCCCGGCACGCGCAGGACGGCTGGGTAGCGACCGGGCGCGGCGGGCATGGTGAGCATGCCGTAGAAACGCATGGGGCGGTCGCTGAAATTCCAGGCATCAAAACTTACTTTGTAGACGAGCACTTCCTCGGTCGAAGCCTCCACGTCGAGTTCGCGGCTGAGGTTCATCGGGATGGCGGCGAGGCGTTCGATGTAGCTCGCCCAGAAGGCGTCGAAATCGGCCGGATCGGTTTGGGTGACCGTGAGTTGCTCCGGCGCGAAGGCGGCGGTGGCGAGCGCACTCTGTTCACCGTAGCTGACTTTGCAGCGCAGGAAGCCGGGCGAGGTCATTGAGCCGGTGAGCACCAGCCCGGCGGCGGGCACAGTGACCGCCGCGTAGTCGGTTTCGAAGCGCTCCGGGCCGAGTTGGTAGGTGACCGTTGCGTCGGGCACGGGCTGACCGTCGTCGAGCACGCGCACCGTGAAGGTGGCGGTGTCATCGAGGCCATACACCCAGTCGGCATGATCAAGCGTGAGGGAGAGTTCGGGCGCGGCGCGCAGGGCGGCCGCCAGCAGCAGGAATGCGAGGGCGAGGCGTTGCATGGCAGACTTCGTTCGGGGAATCAGCCGCACCAGACGCCGCCGTTCACATCGAGGGTGGCGCCGGTGATGAAACCATCGTATTCGCTGGCCAGATACACGGCGGCGCGGGCGACGTCGGCGGCGGTGCCGGCGCGACCGAGCGGGATGGCGGCGATGGTGGCGCGGGCGGAGTCGTCGGTGGTGTGCGTGTTGTGAAAGGCGGTGCCGAGGATGAGGCCCGGGGCGAGGGCGTTGACGCGGATGCCGACCGGGCCGAGTTCGGCGGCGAGCGCCCGGGTGAAGGTGAGCACGGCGCCTTTGGCGGTGGCGTAGGCGAGGGAGCCCCCGTGGCCGCCCTTGCGGCCGGCGAGCGAGGCGAGATTGACGATGCTGGCGCCTCCGTGCTGACGGGCGGCGGCGGTGAGATGCGGCAGGGCCGCGCGGGTGACACGCATCATGCTTTGCATGTTGAGCGACATGACGCGTTCCCAGAAGCCATCATCGATCTCGGCGAGGTCGTGGCGGGCGATGAGGGAACCGGCATTGTTGATCAACAGGTCGATGCCACCCAGTTCAGCGGCGGCGCTGGCCACCAGTTCGTCGCCGCTACCGGGGGCGGTGAGATCAGCCGCGGCGGCGGCAAAACGGCGGTCGAGATGACTGGCGCGGGTGGCGAGGGCCGCCGAGCCGGTGGCGCTGGAGTGATAGTGCACAAAGACGTCGCAGCCGGCTTCGAGCAACGCCTCCGCAATAGCGAGGCCGATGCCTTGGGCACCGGCGGTAATCAGAGCGCGTTTACCGGCAAGTTTGGGGAGGAGGGGCATGGCGAAAAGGATGGCACTTCAGTCCTCGTTGGCGACGGGCAACAGATGCAGGCGGGTAAGAAAATCGCTTTGGAGTTCCGGCACCTTTCGCTTCCAGCTCGGGACATCCTGCGTGTAGTTGTGCCCGCCGCCGGGCACGGGGTGAAACTCGCAGGTGTTGCCGGTCGCCACCAAGGCGGCGTGCAGGGCAACGGATTGGGCAAAGGGCACGAGGCGATCGGCATCGCCGTGGATCAACAACACCGGCGGCATCGTCGCATCGAGGTGTTGCAGCGGTGAATAACGGTCGGGCTCGGCGACGTTGAAGCGGTCGCCGCCCACGCCAGTCGCGGCCGAGGTGTCGGAGGGCGGGGAAGAGAGGATGAGCGCGGCGGGTTTAAAGCGCGGAGCCTCCTCCTCCTCGGTCAGCTCGGGCGGTGAGGTCGTGATGGCGGTCCACAGGGCGAGGTGCGCGCCAGCGGAGGAGCCGACAACGATGATGCGTTGTGGGTCCACGCCGAGTTCGTCGGCGTGGTCCTGGATCCAGCGAATCGCGCGGCGCGCGTCGGCCACGGTGTGACTGGCATCACTGTCCGGCCAACGCTGGACGACCCGATAATCGGGCGCGAAGCCCACCATGCCGAGGCGGGCGGCGGCGCGGGCGCCACCGATGGATTTTTCCGGGGTGCCGTGTTGCCAGCCGCCGCCGAAAAATTTCACGAGGGCGGGCCGCCGATCGGTCGGTTTCCAGCCGGCGGGTTTGACGATGTGCAGCCGCACCGGCTCCGGTTGCGCGTCGCGGTAGATCACGGTGTCCGCGCCGGGGAAGCTGGTGGGAGTGGCGGGCGTGTTTTGGCCGTAGCTGAGGGCGGCCGACAGCGGCGCGACCGCCCACGCGAGCACGAGACTCAGGATTTGTTGCGAGCGCATCGGGGTGGTGGCGGCGACGATCAGTCGATCGCGACGGCGTCGTCGGTGAGCGTGATGGTGTCGACCTGGCCGTCGGGGCGTGTGACGACGAGGCGACCGCGGGCATCCACGCTGGCGGTGAGGGCGGACGCGCCGCCGAGTTCCGGCTCGGGCCAGAGCACGGCGAAGACGATCTGGTCGTCGGCGGGATCGCGGGCCTCGAGCGTGAGGTGCATGTGATCGCGCCACTTGGTGGTGACCCAGTAGTGCTCGTCGGAGAACTGATAACGCGGATCGATCGGCACCGGGTAACGGTCGGTGATGGCGGCAAACCACTTGGTGGCGGGAGCGACCAACTGGGTGGTGAGCGATGCCTGTTCGCCGTTGATGAGGGCCTGCTGGGTCTGGTTGTTCCAGCCGAGGTCAAACTCGGCGTGCAACAACCAGGAGAGTTTCACGGGATCGTGGGTGATGACGTGATCGCGCACGACCAGGTAGCGTTGATCGACGAAGAGCAGGTCGCGGGTTACGCGGCGCAGACGGCCTTTCGGCTGGCGGGTTTGGTAGGCGATGGTGGCGTCGCCGGTGGTGAGCGCGTAACGGTCGCCGACCTCGAAGCGGGTGATGCGGCCCTTGGCCTCGCGCACCTGTTGCTCCTGACCCTCGCCGTCGATGAGGATGGCGTTTTTGGAAAGGGTTTGCCAGGTCCAGCCCTTGTGGTGGGGCGAGCGATGGAACTCGCGGTTGGCGGAGTTGATGGCGAGGCCCTCGCCGTAGGCATTCAGGATGAAGCTGTTTTGGTCGGGATGGCTGTGACTGTAGGAACCGTAGGGGGAACTTTTGAAGGTGATGTGGATATCGTTGGCGGGATCACCGAGGGCGGAGTGGAAGGACACCCAGCCGACGTCATCAAAATGTCGATACGGCGGCAGGTCGGCCAACGGCGCCGGCGCGGGCAAGGGGTAGCGGCTGCCGATGAAGTTGCGGATGAGCAACTCACCCGAAGTCGGGTAGCTGCGTTTCAGTTCGCCGAGGCCGGCGAGGGCAGCGGAGGGACGGTCGTCGGTCTTGAGCTGGGCGTAGCTCAGGAAGTAGCCGTTCTGCTGCACGCGGGCGAGGTGGGTGAGGTATTCCGCCATGGCCGGTTCGAGGTTGAAGTGGCCGGCGTTGGAGGCGTCGCCAAAGGTGGTGTGCAGGTAGGGTTGCACATTGTAGAGGGCGAAGTAGCCGGTGTTGCGCCAGAAGGGCGCGTCGTAGGCGAGCGGGTCGCCGATGGCGGCGAGGGTGTCCTGAAAAATGGCGTGCTCGAAGGTGCCGCGCCAGTAAGCGCTGCCCTCGGCCCATCCCCCCGCGTCGCCGCCGAAGGGGCTGAACTGATCGCGGTAGAAGGTGTAAGCAAAGTCCCACCAATCGCGCGCTTCCTCGGGCAGGTCGTCCCAGAGCGCGAGGCCGGTGAGGCCAACCATGGCCATGAAGCGCACGGGGTGGCTTTGGGGTTTCACGCGCACGGAGTTGCGCTCGAGTTTGGAGATGCGAGCCTCGCGGATCCAGCGCACGGTGCGGTTGCCGCGCTCGCGAAAGTGGTTGAGCACCTGGGCGCGTTCGGCGTCGGTGAGTTCGTCGCGGAGCTGGTCGTAGATGAGAGGGAGTTTGCGCCAGAGACGGAA
This portion of the Actomonas aquatica genome encodes:
- a CDS encoding SDR family NAD(P)-dependent oxidoreductase, with product MPLLPKLAGKRALITAGAQGIGLAIAEALLEAGCDVFVHYHSSATGSAALATRASHLDRRFAAAAADLTAPGSGDELVASAAAELGGIDLLINNAGSLIARHDLAEIDDGFWERVMSLNMQSMMRVTRAALPHLTAAARQHGGASIVNLASLAGRKGGHGGSLAYATAKGAVLTFTRALAAELGPVGIRVNALAPGLILGTAFHNTHTTDDSARATIAAIPLGRAGTAADVARAAVYLASEYDGFITGATLDVNGGVWCG
- a CDS encoding heparinase II/III domain-containing protein; its protein translation is MKTLLSSLALSIGLLSAALPTAARAAADPASIVPAHGPRTLVVAGQHDAFRAYCTTGEGAAAFAAIKADLDRDYMDFPHPAEPVTYGDPEPSKRDSLKADKWRDVQDVAGRISGIAEAATLCWIVTGEERYLSKAKEFLLGSTDWHFAPDWESGAVLGATDIYYNDEGNFRLWRKLPLIYDQLRDELTDAERAQVLNHFRERGNRTVRWIREARISKLERNSVRVKPQSHPVRFMAMVGLTGLALWDDLPEEARDWWDFAYTFYRDQFSPFGGDAGGWAEGSAYWRGTFEHAIFQDTLAAIGDPLAYDAPFWRNTGYFALYNVQPYLHTTFGDASNAGHFNLEPAMAEYLTHLARVQQNGYFLSYAQLKTDDRPSAALAGLGELKRSYPTSGELLIRNFIGSRYPLPAPAPLADLPPYRHFDDVGWVSFHSALGDPANDIHITFKSSPYGSYSHSHPDQNSFILNAYGEGLAINSANREFHRSPHHKGWTWQTLSKNAILIDGEGQEQQVREAKGRITRFEVGDRYALTTGDATIAYQTRQPKGRLRRVTRDLLFVDQRYLVVRDHVITHDPVKLSWLLHAEFDLGWNNQTQQALINGEQASLTTQLVAPATKWFAAITDRYPVPIDPRYQFSDEHYWVTTKWRDHMHLTLEARDPADDQIVFAVLWPEPELGGASALTASVDARGRLVVTRPDGQVDTITLTDDAVAID
- a CDS encoding acetylxylan esterase: MQRLALAFLLLAAALRAAPELSLTLDHADWVYGLDDTATFTVRVLDDGQPVPDATVTYQLGPERFETDYAAVTVPAAGLVLTGSMTSPGFLRCKVSYGEQSALATAAFAPEQLTVTQTDPADFDAFWASYIERLAAIPMNLSRELDVEASTEEVLVYKVSFDAWNFSDRPMRFYGMLTMPAAPGRYPAVLRVPGAGVRPYTGEKSLAARGMIVLQIGIHGIPVDLPEPLYQNLRAGALNYYPEFNLDNRDRYYFLRVYLACLRANDVLTQEENWDNTRLVVAGGSQGGQLSIVTSALDPRVTGTVTNYPAYCDTTGYLTGRAGGWPHLLSKPENQTAAKLETTRYYDTANFARRLHAPISLAFGYNDETCPPTSMQAVYNLIAVEKTLMIEKEMGHRSSRPFAKHYADRVAAMAGVQ
- a CDS encoding sugar phosphate isomerase/epimerase family protein, with amino-acid sequence MFNARAARPLSFSTLGCPSLDWDSTLDLAQASGMAGIELRCLRGETLEPTNVADLLPRPPNARHDLTQRQLKVPMLGTSVKLLEATTADITALQTLGATADALDCPWLRVFDGGDASTPPSASHWAQVAAWMADWETQRNRAGIRTQLAVETHDALVHPLALQALRQQLPDLAVLWDLHHTWRAGVALPDTAALLGDAVCHVHLKDSINKPSPRKPFTYCLPGDGKFPWAEALTVLNQLGYRGALSLEWEQHWHPYLPPLAEALPRFRALCET
- a CDS encoding alpha/beta hydrolase; this translates as MRSQQILSLVLAWAVAPLSAALSYGQNTPATPTSFPGADTVIYRDAQPEPVRLHIVKPAGWKPTDRRPALVKFFGGGWQHGTPEKSIGGARAAARLGMVGFAPDYRVVQRWPDSDASHTVADARRAIRWIQDHADELGVDPQRIIVVGSSAGAHLALWTAITTSPPELTEEEEAPRFKPAALILSSPPSDTSAATGVGGDRFNVAEPDRYSPLQHLDATMPPVLLIHGDADRLVPFAQSVALHAALVATGNTCEFHPVPGGGHNYTQDVPSWKRKVPELQSDFLTRLHLLPVANED
- a CDS encoding TonB-dependent siderophore receptor gives rise to the protein MKPFFGLTALPRLSLAASLATLSCAHLPAQTEAADDEPTNEEVVTLKEFSVTATTPSEYGAAESTTGTRVASRIRDLPFSVNVVTGEFLDDFAAFEFREQFGYTSSVSVWETLSTGYNLRGFDADVQLRNGFRRIGLIDKVNVSRAEVIKGPAASIYGTVLPGGTINVITKKPEAKQKTQMTLYGGSDDMYRVRLSSTGPVKDSESWFYRIDAAHHANDYDQPFKHKEQRTVAAQLLWKPNSDTSFLMEYEWLERDEVAIASTSIPMLTEVADDPYREGRTYTRYTGLALDLMDFNPQGPLNYSDRYVHNVTATFEHRFNDIFSLRSSGNWFERGLERQEVGSRSRINSATGLMDRGTPRLRPYGEGGASWQTDLLASWESGSVSHKTLLTVDYQRQTETPERWDMTATAIANGGMPADVLGGLDPANPNYDFVTYREDPSLYALSQKEDNSLDLWGVFLSERMTLADERINLMAGVRYDYVDSHARDLRNNTDSRRNINETTYQLGGNWRVTPGLSLFASTSKSFVPQFGVGRAIDGSTYDLPNETGEGWEAGFKADMLEGRLTFTTTYFDIDRANVARDTFDLDTGATITVLSGAETSSGVEFDFNWVVTPSLQFFGGYGYVDAKYVSHAQAPHLEGIPLRRAPKDNLGVGVKYTVKNGTLKGLYFTGGYKYYGESLVNPSTGRRITASSSRPIQNLRLPNGRLIFADLPEGELIYSGEARVDDGRESIFNDSYGIFEAGVGYSWRTHERRYRHKVQLNVRNLSDEVYTYGSAGPGQGRSFTGTYDLSF